The Osmerus eperlanus chromosome 15, fOsmEpe2.1, whole genome shotgun sequence genome includes a window with the following:
- the spata13 gene encoding uncharacterized protein spata13 isoform X1 gives MRRAGQKDGALSNSEDSLSCLPSSIADPGFPSLVRPLSDIYPLQGHVEQSPPPSRLPACGADVQPLNPDPHRINGLSRMNVLNSAAWPGPVTGHPEAKPYSSRIMKLFSNQRKSTLSGQSGAPEMPSSLQGSSGTQAWPGLLGPGVLGSFKKLRSSVLQGIQNRGTANQDGQSAPEAHQDRANGVVSTNLDPGQENGANQLASQFVAISPYGSENEEEEEEEGGLQRNTRFSQSIRRAYGAGRILLLDTGQGKQPGSLDRGVTINQKPTLGSGSEANLHSEEGGGGNANILSRLSRSADNLHLFKSQLRRKATYPPSPPSPPSPASPTLPAPPSPQPGCPGPPGADCPPGDEGAAGCPSVEQRGRWRSPLRAKGHMLKLVGSVTDLTVRRRPSPSPSPSPTSPLSPLSRLHDDYSRRTPCLPAGDRQRRPSPGRTRPDKRPLSTVSLDHAPSVHPPPPEHPASLPHPQDDATFLHQVLISPVPTDAGRGPDLTSDFPTLDQPIVTPSPPSAQAQGASLGEESAPQEGLGDGRGAGRHAPPALRGPPCGDQEESTSQADECIWTRPDPDPDDPNTTRDLQRREVLLQDDASPPANGFPQSPTSLEAAGAPETPAATETPSSSSVNPRRRAGRTRPRPISDYGQLVSRKYSIPEEEAELQPEERTTNGTAKQDYKSNGGAMQMEGPEGFSMNGDVQRGRRRPMSVIGGVDLFCTPGTEEREDRLPSLLSRPPVPSHQVPPYRAVSARFRPSTFSQSTPIGLDRLGRRKLHRVLSEGGHEAVQDDSVSEEDGSFDELTDVTPYLQSGVELSALNEWIGSGIAVYAEALWDHVTMEEQELAFKAGDVIRVLDASHKDWWWGMGGDREAWFPSSFVRVRVNQDEDSGGESMENAVDLDPVPRETHSTQHREQMRTNVIKEIMNTERIYIKHLRDICEGYIRQCRKHPSMFTEPQLKTIFSNIEDIYKFQRQFLKDLEKKYNKEEPHLSEIGECFLLQGEGFSIYSEYCNTHPAASGELHRLMKLGRYKHFFEACRLLQQMIDISISGFLLTPVQKICKYPLQLGELLKYTPKDHSDHSGVSDAYEAMKNVASLINESKRRLESVDALAHWQVAILHWEGADILERSSELIHSGELTRTVRQGKTQQRSFFLFDHQLVFCKKDVLRRDLLHYRGRLDMDQTEVVELPDGKDPDLGLNLRNALRLRHAATLESLGVLCCRKTQDKQRWLQAFARERHRVKEDQEMGIKISEAQRKQAIFNARKSKKGKMKTIGYSGSIPPHQQSLHPLHQRHVTVPTSVPQQQVFTLAEPKRKPSHLWYTFTRNAFFKK, from the exons GCAGGACAGAAGGATGGAGCCTTGTCTAACAGTGAGGATTCCCTCTCCTGCCTTCCCTCCTCCATAGCTGACCCAGGCTTCCCCAGCCTGGTCCGCCCCCTCAGTGACATCTACCCTCTCCAGGGACACGTGGAGCAGTCCCCGCCCCCGTCCCGGCTGCCTGCGTGCGGGGCTGATGTGCAGCCGCTGAACCCTGACCCACACAGGATCAACGGGCTGAGCAGGATGAATGTGCTGAACAGTGCCGCCTGGCCCGGCCCTGTCACAGGCCACCCTGAAGCCAAGCCCTACAGCTCCAGGATCATGAAGCTCTTCTCGAACCAGAGGAAGAGCACCCTCTCTGGGCAGAGTGGGGCTCCTGAGATGCCCTCCTCCCTTCAGGGCAGCAGCGGGACCCAGGCCTGGCCGGGCCTGCTGGGCCCGGGGGTCTTGGGCTCCTTCAAGAAGCTCCGCTCCTCAGTTCTCCAGGGCATTCAGAACCGAGGGACAGCCAATCAGGATGGACAGTCCGCCCCGGAAGCCCATCAGGACAGGGCCAATGGTGTCGTTTCGACCAATCTTGACCCAGGGCAGGAGAATGGAGCCAATCAACTAGCCTCACAGTTTGTCGCAATAAGTCCCTATGGCTcagagaatgaggaggaggaggaagaggaaggagggttgCAGAGGAACACGCGTTTCTCCCAGAGTATCCGGCGAGCGTACGGAGCAGGGCgcatcctgctgctcgacacgGGACAGGGGAAACAGCCGGGGAGTTTGGACCGGGGCGTCACGATCAATCAGAAGCCGACCCTGGGGTCGGGATCAGAGGCCAACCTCCActcagaggagggtgggggcggGAACGCGAACATTCTGAGCCGACTGAGCAGGAGCGCTGACAACCTGCACCTCTTCAAGAGCCAGCTGAGACGCAAGGCCAcctaccctccctcgcccccctcccctccctcgcccgCCTCCCCTACCTTGcccgcccctccctcgccccagcCAGGCTGCCCAGGGCCCCCCGGGGCCGACTGTCCCCCAGGCGATGAGGGGGCAGCCGGCTGCCCGTCCGTGGAGCAGAGGGGCCGCTGGAGGAGTCCCCTGAGGGCCAAGGGCCACATGCTGAAACTGGTGGGCAGCGTGACGGACCTCACGGTCCGCCGCagacccagcccctcccccagcccctcccccacctcccccctgtcGCCGCTCAGCCGTCTCCACGACGACTACTCCCGCCGCACCCCGTGCCTGCCCGCCGGCGACCGCCAGCGCCGGCCGTCTCCTGGCAGGACCCGACCGGACAAACGGCCGCTGTCCACCGTCAGCCTCGACCACGCGCCCAGCgttcaccctccccctccagaacACCCTGCGTCGCTGCCCCACCCCCAGGACGACGCCACCTTCCTGCACCAGGTCCTCATCAGCCCCGTCCCCACGGATGCTGGCAGAGGACCAGACCTCACCTCTGACTTCCCTACTCTGGATCAGCCCATAgtgaccccctctcccccgagcGCCCAGGCCCAGGGAGcctccctgggggaggagagcgccCCTCAGGAGGGCCTGGGAGACGGGCGGGGAGCGGGGCGCCatgcccctccagccctccgggGGCCGCCCTgcggagaccaggaggagagcaccTCACAAGCTGATGAG TGTATatggaccagaccagacccagacccagatgaTCCGAAT ACTACGCGAGACCTCCAGAGGAGGGAAGTCCTCCTTCAGGACgatgcctctcctcctgctaaCGGCTTCCCACAATCCCCCACATCACTCGAGGCAGCTGGCGCCCCGGAGACGCCCGCAGCCACGGAAACGCCGTCCTCTTCGTCTGTCAATCCCAGAAGGAGGGCGGGGCGAACAAGGCCTCGGCCAATCTCTGACTACGGCCAGCTGGTGTCCAGGAAGTACTCCATTcctgaggaggaggcggagctgcAACCTGAGGAGAGGACTACAAATGGAACAGCCAAACAGGACTACAAAAGCAATGGCGGAGCCATGCAGATGGAGGGCCCGGAGGGATTCAGCATGAACGGGGATgtccagagagggaggagacgccCGATGTCTGTTATTGGAGGAGTCGACCTGTTTTGTACGCCCGGtaccgaggagagagaggaccggcTCCCCTCG CTCCTGTCCCGGCCCCCAGTTCCCTCCCACCAGGTTCCCCCCTACAGGGCCGTCTCTGCCAGGTTCCgcccctccaccttctcccagAGCACCCCCATCGGACTGGACCGCCTGGGAAGACGCAAGCTGCACAGAGTCCTGAgcg AGGGCGGCCATGAGGCTGTGCAGGACGACAGCGTGAGCGAAGAAGACGGGAGCTTCGACGAGCTCACAGACGTCACTCCCTATCTGCAGTCTGGGGTGGAACTGTCCGCTCTAAATGAG tggaTTGGCTCGGGCATTGCTGTGTATGCGGAGGCGCTGTGGGACCATGTGACCATGGAGGAGCAGGAACTGGCCTTCAAGGCTGGGGATGTGATCCGCGTGCTGGATGCCTCCCACAAGGACTGGTGGTGGGGTATGGGAGGAGACCGTGAGGCCTGGTTCCCCTCCAGCTTTGTCAGG gtgcgTGTAAACCAGGACGAGGACTCTGGGGGAGAGAGTATGGAGAACGCTGTGGACCTGGACCCCGtccccagagaaacacacagcacccagcacAGGGAGCAGATGAGGACCAACGTCATCAAAGAGATTATGAACACAGAGCGCATCTACATCAAACACCTCAGAGACATCTGTGAG GGTTACATCCGCCAGTGTCGGAAACACCCGAGCATGTTCACTGAACCGCAGCTGAAGACCATCTTCAGCAACATCGAGGATATTTACAAGTTCCAGAGGCAGTTCCTCAAAGACCTGGAGAAGAAATACAACAAGGAGGAGCCCCATCTGAGCGAGATAGGAGAATGTTTCCTCCTccag GGAGAAGGTTTCTCCATCTACTCTGAATACTGTAACACCCACCCTGCTGCGTCCGGAGAGCTGCACCGCCTCATGAAGCTGGGCCGCTACAAGCACTTCTTCGAGGCGTGCCGTCTCCTCCAGCAGATGATCGACATTTCCATCTCTGGCTTCCTTCTCACTCCCGTCCAGAAGATCTGCAAGTACCCCCTGCAGCTTGGAGAGCTGCTCAAATACACCCCCAAAGACCACAG CGACCACAGCGGAGTGAGCGACGCGTACGAGGCGATGAAGAACGTGGCGAGCCTAATCAACGAGAgcaagaggaggctggagagcgTGGACGCCCTCGCTCACTGGCAGGTGGCCATCCTTCACTGGGAG GGAGCTGACATCCTGGAGCGTAGCTCGGAGCTGATCCACTCCGGGGAGCTGACCCGCACGGTGCGGCAGGGCAAGACGCAGCAGCGCAGCTTCTTCCTGTTCGACCACCAGCTGGTGTTCTGCAAGAAGGACGTGCTGAGGCGCGACCTGCTGCACTACCGCGGCCGGCTGGACATGGACCAGACGGAGGTGGTGGAGCTGCCCGACGGCAAAGACCCGGACCTGGGCCTGAACCTGCGGAACGCCCTGCGCCTCCGCCACGCTGCCACCCTGGAGAGCCTGGGCGTGCTGTGCTgcaggaagacccaggacaagcAGAGGTGGCTGCAGGCCTTcgccagggagagacacagggtcaaggaggaccaggagatgg GTATAAAGATTAGCGAAGCGCAGAGGAAACAGGCGATCTTCAATGCAAGAAAATCCAAAAAAGGGAAAATGAAGA CAATTGGCTACTCTGGTTCTATCCCGCCCCACCAACAATCCCTGCACCCGCTCCATCAACGACATGTTACCGTGCCAACCAGTGTGCCTCAACAACAGGTGTTCACATTGGCTGAGCCCAAGCGGAAGCCATCACACCTGTGGTACACCTTCACCCGCAACGCCTTTTTCAAGAAATAA
- the spata13 gene encoding spermatogenesis-associated protein 13 isoform X2 yields the protein MNVLNSAAWPGPVTGHPEAKPYSSRIMKLFSNQRKSTLSGQSGAPEMPSSLQGSSGTQAWPGLLGPGVLGSFKKLRSSVLQGIQNRGTANQDGQSAPEAHQDRANGVVSTNLDPGQENGANQLASQFVAISPYGSENEEEEEEEGGLQRNTRFSQSIRRAYGAGRILLLDTGQGKQPGSLDRGVTINQKPTLGSGSEANLHSEEGGGGNANILSRLSRSADNLHLFKSQLRRKATYPPSPPSPPSPASPTLPAPPSPQPGCPGPPGADCPPGDEGAAGCPSVEQRGRWRSPLRAKGHMLKLVGSVTDLTVRRRPSPSPSPSPTSPLSPLSRLHDDYSRRTPCLPAGDRQRRPSPGRTRPDKRPLSTVSLDHAPSVHPPPPEHPASLPHPQDDATFLHQVLISPVPTDAGRGPDLTSDFPTLDQPIVTPSPPSAQAQGASLGEESAPQEGLGDGRGAGRHAPPALRGPPCGDQEESTSQADECIWTRPDPDPDDPNTTRDLQRREVLLQDDASPPANGFPQSPTSLEAAGAPETPAATETPSSSSVNPRRRAGRTRPRPISDYGQLVSRKYSIPEEEAELQPEERTTNGTAKQDYKSNGGAMQMEGPEGFSMNGDVQRGRRRPMSVIGGVDLFCTPGTEEREDRLPSLLSRPPVPSHQVPPYRAVSARFRPSTFSQSTPIGLDRLGRRKLHRVLSEGGHEAVQDDSVSEEDGSFDELTDVTPYLQSGVELSALNEWIGSGIAVYAEALWDHVTMEEQELAFKAGDVIRVLDASHKDWWWGMGGDREAWFPSSFVRVRVNQDEDSGGESMENAVDLDPVPRETHSTQHREQMRTNVIKEIMNTERIYIKHLRDICEGYIRQCRKHPSMFTEPQLKTIFSNIEDIYKFQRQFLKDLEKKYNKEEPHLSEIGECFLLQGEGFSIYSEYCNTHPAASGELHRLMKLGRYKHFFEACRLLQQMIDISISGFLLTPVQKICKYPLQLGELLKYTPKDHSDHSGVSDAYEAMKNVASLINESKRRLESVDALAHWQVAILHWEGADILERSSELIHSGELTRTVRQGKTQQRSFFLFDHQLVFCKKDVLRRDLLHYRGRLDMDQTEVVELPDGKDPDLGLNLRNALRLRHAATLESLGVLCCRKTQDKQRWLQAFARERHRVKEDQEMGIKISEAQRKQAIFNARKSKKGKMKTIGYSGSIPPHQQSLHPLHQRHVTVPTSVPQQQVFTLAEPKRKPSHLWYTFTRNAFFKK from the exons ATGAATGTGCTGAACAGTGCCGCCTGGCCCGGCCCTGTCACAGGCCACCCTGAAGCCAAGCCCTACAGCTCCAGGATCATGAAGCTCTTCTCGAACCAGAGGAAGAGCACCCTCTCTGGGCAGAGTGGGGCTCCTGAGATGCCCTCCTCCCTTCAGGGCAGCAGCGGGACCCAGGCCTGGCCGGGCCTGCTGGGCCCGGGGGTCTTGGGCTCCTTCAAGAAGCTCCGCTCCTCAGTTCTCCAGGGCATTCAGAACCGAGGGACAGCCAATCAGGATGGACAGTCCGCCCCGGAAGCCCATCAGGACAGGGCCAATGGTGTCGTTTCGACCAATCTTGACCCAGGGCAGGAGAATGGAGCCAATCAACTAGCCTCACAGTTTGTCGCAATAAGTCCCTATGGCTcagagaatgaggaggaggaggaagaggaaggagggttgCAGAGGAACACGCGTTTCTCCCAGAGTATCCGGCGAGCGTACGGAGCAGGGCgcatcctgctgctcgacacgGGACAGGGGAAACAGCCGGGGAGTTTGGACCGGGGCGTCACGATCAATCAGAAGCCGACCCTGGGGTCGGGATCAGAGGCCAACCTCCActcagaggagggtgggggcggGAACGCGAACATTCTGAGCCGACTGAGCAGGAGCGCTGACAACCTGCACCTCTTCAAGAGCCAGCTGAGACGCAAGGCCAcctaccctccctcgcccccctcccctccctcgcccgCCTCCCCTACCTTGcccgcccctccctcgccccagcCAGGCTGCCCAGGGCCCCCCGGGGCCGACTGTCCCCCAGGCGATGAGGGGGCAGCCGGCTGCCCGTCCGTGGAGCAGAGGGGCCGCTGGAGGAGTCCCCTGAGGGCCAAGGGCCACATGCTGAAACTGGTGGGCAGCGTGACGGACCTCACGGTCCGCCGCagacccagcccctcccccagcccctcccccacctcccccctgtcGCCGCTCAGCCGTCTCCACGACGACTACTCCCGCCGCACCCCGTGCCTGCCCGCCGGCGACCGCCAGCGCCGGCCGTCTCCTGGCAGGACCCGACCGGACAAACGGCCGCTGTCCACCGTCAGCCTCGACCACGCGCCCAGCgttcaccctccccctccagaacACCCTGCGTCGCTGCCCCACCCCCAGGACGACGCCACCTTCCTGCACCAGGTCCTCATCAGCCCCGTCCCCACGGATGCTGGCAGAGGACCAGACCTCACCTCTGACTTCCCTACTCTGGATCAGCCCATAgtgaccccctctcccccgagcGCCCAGGCCCAGGGAGcctccctgggggaggagagcgccCCTCAGGAGGGCCTGGGAGACGGGCGGGGAGCGGGGCGCCatgcccctccagccctccgggGGCCGCCCTgcggagaccaggaggagagcaccTCACAAGCTGATGAG TGTATatggaccagaccagacccagacccagatgaTCCGAAT ACTACGCGAGACCTCCAGAGGAGGGAAGTCCTCCTTCAGGACgatgcctctcctcctgctaaCGGCTTCCCACAATCCCCCACATCACTCGAGGCAGCTGGCGCCCCGGAGACGCCCGCAGCCACGGAAACGCCGTCCTCTTCGTCTGTCAATCCCAGAAGGAGGGCGGGGCGAACAAGGCCTCGGCCAATCTCTGACTACGGCCAGCTGGTGTCCAGGAAGTACTCCATTcctgaggaggaggcggagctgcAACCTGAGGAGAGGACTACAAATGGAACAGCCAAACAGGACTACAAAAGCAATGGCGGAGCCATGCAGATGGAGGGCCCGGAGGGATTCAGCATGAACGGGGATgtccagagagggaggagacgccCGATGTCTGTTATTGGAGGAGTCGACCTGTTTTGTACGCCCGGtaccgaggagagagaggaccggcTCCCCTCG CTCCTGTCCCGGCCCCCAGTTCCCTCCCACCAGGTTCCCCCCTACAGGGCCGTCTCTGCCAGGTTCCgcccctccaccttctcccagAGCACCCCCATCGGACTGGACCGCCTGGGAAGACGCAAGCTGCACAGAGTCCTGAgcg AGGGCGGCCATGAGGCTGTGCAGGACGACAGCGTGAGCGAAGAAGACGGGAGCTTCGACGAGCTCACAGACGTCACTCCCTATCTGCAGTCTGGGGTGGAACTGTCCGCTCTAAATGAG tggaTTGGCTCGGGCATTGCTGTGTATGCGGAGGCGCTGTGGGACCATGTGACCATGGAGGAGCAGGAACTGGCCTTCAAGGCTGGGGATGTGATCCGCGTGCTGGATGCCTCCCACAAGGACTGGTGGTGGGGTATGGGAGGAGACCGTGAGGCCTGGTTCCCCTCCAGCTTTGTCAGG gtgcgTGTAAACCAGGACGAGGACTCTGGGGGAGAGAGTATGGAGAACGCTGTGGACCTGGACCCCGtccccagagaaacacacagcacccagcacAGGGAGCAGATGAGGACCAACGTCATCAAAGAGATTATGAACACAGAGCGCATCTACATCAAACACCTCAGAGACATCTGTGAG GGTTACATCCGCCAGTGTCGGAAACACCCGAGCATGTTCACTGAACCGCAGCTGAAGACCATCTTCAGCAACATCGAGGATATTTACAAGTTCCAGAGGCAGTTCCTCAAAGACCTGGAGAAGAAATACAACAAGGAGGAGCCCCATCTGAGCGAGATAGGAGAATGTTTCCTCCTccag GGAGAAGGTTTCTCCATCTACTCTGAATACTGTAACACCCACCCTGCTGCGTCCGGAGAGCTGCACCGCCTCATGAAGCTGGGCCGCTACAAGCACTTCTTCGAGGCGTGCCGTCTCCTCCAGCAGATGATCGACATTTCCATCTCTGGCTTCCTTCTCACTCCCGTCCAGAAGATCTGCAAGTACCCCCTGCAGCTTGGAGAGCTGCTCAAATACACCCCCAAAGACCACAG CGACCACAGCGGAGTGAGCGACGCGTACGAGGCGATGAAGAACGTGGCGAGCCTAATCAACGAGAgcaagaggaggctggagagcgTGGACGCCCTCGCTCACTGGCAGGTGGCCATCCTTCACTGGGAG GGAGCTGACATCCTGGAGCGTAGCTCGGAGCTGATCCACTCCGGGGAGCTGACCCGCACGGTGCGGCAGGGCAAGACGCAGCAGCGCAGCTTCTTCCTGTTCGACCACCAGCTGGTGTTCTGCAAGAAGGACGTGCTGAGGCGCGACCTGCTGCACTACCGCGGCCGGCTGGACATGGACCAGACGGAGGTGGTGGAGCTGCCCGACGGCAAAGACCCGGACCTGGGCCTGAACCTGCGGAACGCCCTGCGCCTCCGCCACGCTGCCACCCTGGAGAGCCTGGGCGTGCTGTGCTgcaggaagacccaggacaagcAGAGGTGGCTGCAGGCCTTcgccagggagagacacagggtcaaggaggaccaggagatgg GTATAAAGATTAGCGAAGCGCAGAGGAAACAGGCGATCTTCAATGCAAGAAAATCCAAAAAAGGGAAAATGAAGA CAATTGGCTACTCTGGTTCTATCCCGCCCCACCAACAATCCCTGCACCCGCTCCATCAACGACATGTTACCGTGCCAACCAGTGTGCCTCAACAACAGGTGTTCACATTGGCTGAGCCCAAGCGGAAGCCATCACACCTGTGGTACACCTTCACCCGCAACGCCTTTTTCAAGAAATAA
- the spata13 gene encoding spermatogenesis-associated protein 13 isoform X3, protein MRRCIWTRPDPDPDDPNTTRDLQRREVLLQDDASPPANGFPQSPTSLEAAGAPETPAATETPSSSSVNPRRRAGRTRPRPISDYGQLVSRKYSIPEEEAELQPEERTTNGTAKQDYKSNGGAMQMEGPEGFSMNGDVQRGRRRPMSVIGGVDLFCTPGTEEREDRLPSLLSRPPVPSHQVPPYRAVSARFRPSTFSQSTPIGLDRLGRRKLHRVLSEGGHEAVQDDSVSEEDGSFDELTDVTPYLQSGVELSALNEWIGSGIAVYAEALWDHVTMEEQELAFKAGDVIRVLDASHKDWWWGMGGDREAWFPSSFVRVRVNQDEDSGGESMENAVDLDPVPRETHSTQHREQMRTNVIKEIMNTERIYIKHLRDICEGYIRQCRKHPSMFTEPQLKTIFSNIEDIYKFQRQFLKDLEKKYNKEEPHLSEIGECFLLQGEGFSIYSEYCNTHPAASGELHRLMKLGRYKHFFEACRLLQQMIDISISGFLLTPVQKICKYPLQLGELLKYTPKDHSDHSGVSDAYEAMKNVASLINESKRRLESVDALAHWQVAILHWEGADILERSSELIHSGELTRTVRQGKTQQRSFFLFDHQLVFCKKDVLRRDLLHYRGRLDMDQTEVVELPDGKDPDLGLNLRNALRLRHAATLESLGVLCCRKTQDKQRWLQAFARERHRVKEDQEMGIKISEAQRKQAIFNARKSKKGKMKTIGYSGSIPPHQQSLHPLHQRHVTVPTSVPQQQVFTLAEPKRKPSHLWYTFTRNAFFKK, encoded by the exons TGTATatggaccagaccagacccagacccagatgaTCCGAAT ACTACGCGAGACCTCCAGAGGAGGGAAGTCCTCCTTCAGGACgatgcctctcctcctgctaaCGGCTTCCCACAATCCCCCACATCACTCGAGGCAGCTGGCGCCCCGGAGACGCCCGCAGCCACGGAAACGCCGTCCTCTTCGTCTGTCAATCCCAGAAGGAGGGCGGGGCGAACAAGGCCTCGGCCAATCTCTGACTACGGCCAGCTGGTGTCCAGGAAGTACTCCATTcctgaggaggaggcggagctgcAACCTGAGGAGAGGACTACAAATGGAACAGCCAAACAGGACTACAAAAGCAATGGCGGAGCCATGCAGATGGAGGGCCCGGAGGGATTCAGCATGAACGGGGATgtccagagagggaggagacgccCGATGTCTGTTATTGGAGGAGTCGACCTGTTTTGTACGCCCGGtaccgaggagagagaggaccggcTCCCCTCG CTCCTGTCCCGGCCCCCAGTTCCCTCCCACCAGGTTCCCCCCTACAGGGCCGTCTCTGCCAGGTTCCgcccctccaccttctcccagAGCACCCCCATCGGACTGGACCGCCTGGGAAGACGCAAGCTGCACAGAGTCCTGAgcg AGGGCGGCCATGAGGCTGTGCAGGACGACAGCGTGAGCGAAGAAGACGGGAGCTTCGACGAGCTCACAGACGTCACTCCCTATCTGCAGTCTGGGGTGGAACTGTCCGCTCTAAATGAG tggaTTGGCTCGGGCATTGCTGTGTATGCGGAGGCGCTGTGGGACCATGTGACCATGGAGGAGCAGGAACTGGCCTTCAAGGCTGGGGATGTGATCCGCGTGCTGGATGCCTCCCACAAGGACTGGTGGTGGGGTATGGGAGGAGACCGTGAGGCCTGGTTCCCCTCCAGCTTTGTCAGG gtgcgTGTAAACCAGGACGAGGACTCTGGGGGAGAGAGTATGGAGAACGCTGTGGACCTGGACCCCGtccccagagaaacacacagcacccagcacAGGGAGCAGATGAGGACCAACGTCATCAAAGAGATTATGAACACAGAGCGCATCTACATCAAACACCTCAGAGACATCTGTGAG GGTTACATCCGCCAGTGTCGGAAACACCCGAGCATGTTCACTGAACCGCAGCTGAAGACCATCTTCAGCAACATCGAGGATATTTACAAGTTCCAGAGGCAGTTCCTCAAAGACCTGGAGAAGAAATACAACAAGGAGGAGCCCCATCTGAGCGAGATAGGAGAATGTTTCCTCCTccag GGAGAAGGTTTCTCCATCTACTCTGAATACTGTAACACCCACCCTGCTGCGTCCGGAGAGCTGCACCGCCTCATGAAGCTGGGCCGCTACAAGCACTTCTTCGAGGCGTGCCGTCTCCTCCAGCAGATGATCGACATTTCCATCTCTGGCTTCCTTCTCACTCCCGTCCAGAAGATCTGCAAGTACCCCCTGCAGCTTGGAGAGCTGCTCAAATACACCCCCAAAGACCACAG CGACCACAGCGGAGTGAGCGACGCGTACGAGGCGATGAAGAACGTGGCGAGCCTAATCAACGAGAgcaagaggaggctggagagcgTGGACGCCCTCGCTCACTGGCAGGTGGCCATCCTTCACTGGGAG GGAGCTGACATCCTGGAGCGTAGCTCGGAGCTGATCCACTCCGGGGAGCTGACCCGCACGGTGCGGCAGGGCAAGACGCAGCAGCGCAGCTTCTTCCTGTTCGACCACCAGCTGGTGTTCTGCAAGAAGGACGTGCTGAGGCGCGACCTGCTGCACTACCGCGGCCGGCTGGACATGGACCAGACGGAGGTGGTGGAGCTGCCCGACGGCAAAGACCCGGACCTGGGCCTGAACCTGCGGAACGCCCTGCGCCTCCGCCACGCTGCCACCCTGGAGAGCCTGGGCGTGCTGTGCTgcaggaagacccaggacaagcAGAGGTGGCTGCAGGCCTTcgccagggagagacacagggtcaaggaggaccaggagatgg GTATAAAGATTAGCGAAGCGCAGAGGAAACAGGCGATCTTCAATGCAAGAAAATCCAAAAAAGGGAAAATGAAGA CAATTGGCTACTCTGGTTCTATCCCGCCCCACCAACAATCCCTGCACCCGCTCCATCAACGACATGTTACCGTGCCAACCAGTGTGCCTCAACAACAGGTGTTCACATTGGCTGAGCCCAAGCGGAAGCCATCACACCTGTGGTACACCTTCACCCGCAACGCCTTTTTCAAGAAATAA